From Bacteroidota bacterium:
ATAGTGTTTTTGCCAGACCAGGAACACCAATTAGCAAACAATGTCCTTTGCTAAATACGGATGTTAATACCGAACGGATAACAACATCTTGTCCAATAATTATTTTTTTAATTTCGCTACTGAGTTGCTTATATTTAGCAAACAACCCATCAATTGCTTCCTTTTCGTTTTTATAGGTAGTCATGTTTGTTTAATCTTTGATAAAAGCTTAATCTTAATCCTTCTCAGATTTATCTACATAGTCTTTTAAAGGCTCGCAGGCATTATAGGGCTCATGAATGGTTATATAAGTTTCTTTCATCTTCTTCTCAATCCATACCATAAGTATCTCTTGCTTTTTATTGTTGTCGGCAAGCTCTTTGATTTCAGGATAATCATCTTTTAAATTAGCCAGATGAGGTGCTGTTTTTGATTTGAATAAAATCAGTCGGTAAGCAATACGTCCGTCAGGATAAGTAGTTACCAGGGGACCAGCCATATTGCCTACTTCCATTGTGTCGATAACAAAAAACAATGATGCATCAATTTGATCTATAGGAATTTTACTGCTACCATTGTTTGCATCAACTAAAAGTCCACCATTATTTTTGGTCTGCTCATCTTCGGAGTATTTGAAGGCTGCTGAAGCAAAAGTGAAAGTATCTTTTCCTATTTGTGCAGCAATTTCATTCAGTTTTTTTTGAACGTCTAATTTAGCATCAACTGTTACTTTTGGTTTAATCAGTATATGTTTAACGTGTATTTTTTCTCCTTTTCGATCCACCATTTTCAGCAAATGATAACCGTATTTTGTTTTCACAATTCCTGAAATACTATCCTTTTTCAGTTTCATGGCAGCCGCAGAAAACTCAGGTACATACTCAAATTTAGACCGCATTCCAAGGTCACCACCCTTAACAGCTGTGCCATCATCTTCAGAATATAAAATGGCCATTGTTTCAAATTTGGTCCCATTGATAATCCGATCGCGGTATTCCTGAACTTTTGCCTTGGCTTTGGCATGTTCTTCTTCCGTTGGTTTCGCGAACATTAGTAGTTGGGCAACTTCTACCTGGGTATTAAAATAGGGGAGGCTATCCTTTGGAATATTATTAAAGAATTTTTTCACCTCAGCAGGAGAAATGCTATAATTACCAATTACCTCATCTTTCATTCTGCGGATTAATATCATTTCTTTGATAGGATCCCGCATTTCATCTTTAATTTCAGCAATCGATTTCTCATAATATTTTTCCAGTGCTTCAGGGCTTCCAATTTGGCTGATAAAATATTCCATTCGCCTATTAATCTCTGAATTAATTTCA
This genomic window contains:
- a CDS encoding AAA family ATPase gives rise to the protein MTTYKNEKEAIDGLFAKYKQLSSEIKKIIIGQDVVIRSVLTSVFSKGHCLLIGVPGLAKTL